One Lepisosteus oculatus isolate fLepOcu1 chromosome 13, fLepOcu1.hap2, whole genome shotgun sequence genomic region harbors:
- the LOC138242196 gene encoding extracellular calcium-sensing receptor-like, which yields MKLFQCAILFQGLTLQVLTLDEPLCKLQENFKLNGLYKKGDVILGGIFEAHLRVTYPQLTFTSIPEKIECGRFSLAEYQKAQTMAFAIEEINRDPALLPNITLGYRLYDNCVNLPVALRAATALISGEDDSVTDYSCTGTPPVLAIVGDPGSTHSIAISRMLGLFRIPMVSYYATCSCLSNRMEFPTFFRTIPSDKFQVKAMAEIIKHYGWTWVGVIASNDDYGQNAVKSFIEEINKFGCIAFSETLPSVNSRARIMQIMQTIVQSTVRVIVVFSAGSYFFPLAQEVVQQNITDRQWIASEAWSTSAVILGEKNFGLFLGTLGIAIRRGEIPGLEKFLLEVRPVSDPKNNLLGQLWEAIFNCKFPEKTDNHNSSSLKSSTICTGTEDIEKTKTEYSDVSELRASYNVYKAVYALAHSLHNLMSCEPGKGPFQNNSCADITTVQPWQLLRYLAKVNFTTHYGDRVSFDENGDALAIYDVINWQRADDGSVKTVTIGVFDESAPAGQELTLNEDKIFWNFESQHPPRSVCSESCQPGTRKATRKGEPLCCFDCVPCAEGEISNHTDSIECFKCPADYWSNRRGDQCVPKEIEFLTYKEPLGISLTTISVLGGCISASVLVVFIYYRNTPIVRANNSELSFLLLVSLILCFLCSLLFIGQPLHLTCMLRHVVFGISFVLCISCILVKTIVVIMAFRATLPDNNVMKWFGAAQQRGTVFVFTVIQALICIVWLSTASPVPFKNTQYQNSKIIFECNVGSITGFSFLLGYIGLLASVCFLLAFLARNLPDNFNEAKFITFSMLIFCAVWIAFIPAYVSSPGKYSDAVEIFAILASSFGLLLSIFAPKCYIILLHPEKNTKKALMGRATPK from the exons ATGAAACTCTTTCAGTGTGCTATTTTATTTCAAGGATTAACTCTTCAAGTCCTCACTTTAGATGAGCCACTTTGCAAGCTTCAAGAGAATTTCAAGTTGAATGGCTTGTATAAAAAGGGGGATGTAATTTTAGGTGGAATTTTTGAAGCACATTTAAGAGTAACATACCCACAGCTGACATTCACATCGATACCAGAAAAAATAGAATGCGGCAG ATTTTCTTTAGCAGAATATCAGAAAGCACAGACCATGGCTTTTGCTATTGAGGAAATCAACAGAGACCCTGCTCTTCTCCCTAACATCACACTGGGATACAGGCTGTATGACAACTGTGTGAACCTTCCTGTGGCTCTGAGAGCAGCAACAGCTCTGATCAGCGGAGAGGATGATTCTGTCACTGACTACAGCTGTACAGGGACTCCCCCTGTCTTAGCCATTGTTGGAGATCCTGGTTCTACACATTCTATTGCCATATCAAGAATGCTGGGCCTCTTCCGGATTCCAATG GTCAGTTATTATGCCACATGCTCCTGCCTCAGTAATAGAATGGAGTTCCCCACTTTCTTCAGGACTATTCCTAGTGATAAGTTCCAAGTCAAAGCCATGGCTGAAATTATCAAGCATTATGGATGGACATGGGTTGGTGTCATAGCAAGCAATGATGACTACGGTCAGAATGCTGTCAAGAGTTTTATTGAGGAGATAAACAAGTTCGGCTGCATAGCTTTCTCAGAAACCCTCCCCAGTGTTAACTCGAGAGCCAGAATCATGCAAATCATGCAAACCATTGTACAGTCCACAGTGAGAGTCATTGTTGTGTTTTCAGCTGGATCgtatttttttccattggcTCAAGAAGTCGTTCAGCAGAACATCACAGACAGGCAGTGGATTGCAAGTGAAGCCTGGAGCACTTCCGCTGTAATACTTGGTGAAAAAAACTTTGGCTTATTTCTGGGGACATTAGGAATTGCCATCCGCAGGGGAGAAATCCCAGGGCTGGAGAAGTTTCTCCTTGAAGTTCGCCCTGTGTCTGATcccaaaaataatttacttggTCAACTCTGGGAAGCAATATTTAATTGCAAATTTCCAGAAAAAACAGATAATCACAATTCTTCAAGTCTGAAAAGCAGCACAATTTGCACAGGCACAGAAGACATCGAAAAGACAAAAACTGAATACAGTGATGTGTCAGAACTGCGGGCTTCCTACAACGTGTATAAAGCAGTGTACGCCTTGGCACACTCCCTGCACAACCTGATGTCCTGTGAGCCTGGAAAAGGGCCCTTTCAGAATAACTCCTGTGCAGACATCACAACTGTGCAGCCCTGGCAG CTTCTGCGCTACCTGGCGAAAGTAAACTTCACTACTCACTATGGAGACAGGGTGTCCTTCGATGAGAATGGAGATGCTCTTGCAATCTATGATGTGATCAACTGGCAGAGGGCCGATGACGGGTCTGTGAAAACAGTAACAATCGGTGTGTTTGATGAATCAGCTCCTGCTGGACAAGAGCTCACACTGAATGAAGACAAAATCTTCTGGAACTTTGAATCTCAACAT CCCCCCAGGTCTGTGTGCAGTGAAAGCTGTCAGCCTGGCACCAGGAAGGCAACCAGGAAAGGGGAGCCCCTCTGTTGTTTCGACTGTGTGCCTTGTGCAGAGGGAGAGATCAGCAACCACACAG ATTCAATAGAGTGTTTCAAATGCCCAGCAGATTACTGGTCGAACCGAAGAGGAGACCAGTGTGTGCCAAAGGAAATCGAGTTTCTCACATACAAAGAGCCTTTAGGAATCTCCTTGACAACAATCTCAGTGTTAGGGGGCTGTatttcagcttcagttttagTTGTGTTCATTTACTACAGGAACACTCCTATTGTAAGAGCCAACAATTCTGAACTGAGCTTCCTGCTGCTGGTTTCTCTGATACTCTGCTTCCTCTGCTCATTGCTGTTCATTGGTCAGCCACTACACCTCACCTGTATGCTGAGACATGTTGTGTTTGGAATCAGTTTTGTCTTGTGCATATCTTGCATTCTTGTGAAAACCATTGTTGTCATCATGGCCTTCAGAGCCACACTGCCAGACAATAATGTCATGAAGTGGTTTGGTGCTGCCCAGCAGAGAggcactgtttttgtctttaCTGTCATCCAGGCTCTGATCTGTATTGTATGGCTGAGTACAGCATCACCTGtgccttttaaaaatacacagtatcaaaactcaaaaatcatttttgagtGTAATGTCGGCTCAATAACTGGATTTAGTTTCCTTTTGGGGTACATAGGCTTGCTAGCCAGTGTTTGTTTTCTGCTGGCTTTCCTTGCAAGGAACCTGCCTGACAACTTCAATGAAGCCAAGTTCATCACTTTCAGCATGCTCATCTTCTGTGCAGTTTGGATCGCTTTCATACCAGCTTATGTCAGCTCTCCTGGGAAATACTCGGACGCTGTGGAGATTTTTGCCATCTTAGCTTCAAGCTTTGGTCTACTGCTTTCAATTTTTGCTCCAAAATGTTACATCATTCTGCTTCATCCTGAGAAAAATACCAAGAAAGCCCTTATGGGTAGAGCTACTCCTaagtaa
- the LOC138242244 gene encoding extracellular calcium-sensing receptor-like → MKIIQCVFDLLILALQVLSLKQPICKIQGKFELNGLYKNGDIVLGGIFEAHFAVTYPELHFGSKPDQLKCKSFSVLAFQEAQTMIFAIEEINRNPALLPNITLGYRLYDNCENLGVALRAATALISGEDDSVTDYSCTGTPPVLAIVGDPGSTNSIAVSRLLGHFQVPMVSYFATCSCLSNRKEFPSFFRTIPSDAFQVKAMVQIIRHYGWTWVGAIASSDDYGQSAIKSFIEEVNKFGCIAFSETLHSVLSKARVLQILQIIKQSTARVIVVFSQGAYFIPLALEIARHNITDRQWIASEAWTTSTVILREENFHSFGGTIGIAIRRGEIPGLKEFLLQAHPVSDPKNNFINLFWETLFDCKLQDIQKYNSSSEDGNKICTGYEDINSIETLYSDVSELRTAYTVYKAVYALAHSLHNLMSCEPGKGPFQNNSCADITTVQPWQLLQYLARVNFTTHYGDRVSFDENGDALAIYDLMNWQRADDGSVKRVTIGLYDESAPAGQELSLNEDKIFWNFESKTPPRSVCSESCQPGTWKATRKGEPLCCFDCVPCAEGEISNHTDSVECFKCPADYWSNSKRDQCVPKEIEFLSYEETLGISLTTISVLGACISAAVLAVFIYYRNTPVVRANNSELSFLLLLSLILCFLCSLLFIGQPLHLTCMLRHVVFGISFVLCISCILVKTIVVIMAFRATLPDNNVMKWFGAAQQRGTVFVFTVIQAMICIIWLSTASPVPFKNTQYQNSKIIFECNVGSITGFSFLLGYIGLLASVCFLLAFLARNLPDNFNEAKFITFSMLIFCAVWIAFIPAYVSSPGKYSDAVEIFAILASSFGLLIAIFVPKCYIILLHPEKNTKKVLMGRAGPKK, encoded by the exons ATGAAAATCATTCAGTGTGTTTTTGACTTACTTATATTAGCTCTTCAAGTTCTCAGTTTGAAACAACCTATTTGTAAAATTCAAGGCAAATTTGAATTGAATGGGTTGTATAAAAATGGAGATATAGTGCTGGGGGGAATATTTGAAGCCCATTTTGCAGTAACCTATCCAGAATTGCATTTTGGATCAAAACCAGACCAGCTGAAATGCAAGAG CTTTTCTGTACTAGCATTTCAGGAGGCACAGACCATGATTTTTGCTATTGAGGAAATAAACAGAAACCCTGCTCTGCTCCCTAACATCACACTGGGATACAGGCTGTATGACAACTGTGAGAATCTGGGAGTAGCTCTTAGGGCAGCAACAGCTCTGATCAGCGGAGAGGATGATTCTGTCACTGACTACAGCTGTACAGGGACTCCCCCTGTCTTAGCCATTGTTGGGGATCCTGGGTCAACAAATTCTATCGCTGTGTCAAGATTACTGGGCCATTTCCAGGTTCCAATG GTCAGTTATTTTGCTACTTGTTCTTGCCTGAGCAACAGAAAAGAGTTCCCTTCATTCTTCAGGACAATTCCAAGTGATGCCTTTCAAGTCAAAGCCATGGTTCAAATTATCAGGCATTACGGATGGACCTGGGTTGGAGCCATAGCAAGCAGTGATGACTATGGTCAGAGTGCTATTAAGAGCTTTATTGAGGAAGTAAACAAGTTTGGTTGTATAGCCTTCTCAGAAACTCTCCACAGTGTACTTTCAAAGGCTAGAGTACTTCAAATTCTGCAAATTATCAAACAGTCCACAGCGCGAGTCATTGTTGTGTTCTCTCAAGGAGCTTACTTTATTCCTTTGGCTCTAGAAATTGCTCGCCATAACATCACCGACAGGCAGTGGATCGCCAGCGAAGCCTGGACTACCTCAACTGTAATACTCAGGGAGGAAAACTTCCACTCATTTGGAGGGACAATAGGAATTGCTATCCGCAGGGGAGAGATCCCAGGGCTGAAAGAATTTCTCCTTCAGGCTCACCCTGTGTCTGACCctaaaaacaattttatcaACCTGTTCTGGGAAACCTTGTTTGACTGTAAATTACAagacatacaaaaatataattcttcATCTGAAGATGGGAATAAAATCTGTACAGGATATGAAGACATTAATAGTATAGAGACTTTATACAGTGATGTGTCAGAACTGCGGACTGCCTATACTGTGTATAAAGCAGTGTACGCCTTGGCACACTCCCTGCACAATCTGATGTCCTGTGAGCCTGGAAAAGGGCCCTTTCAGAATAACTCCTGTGCAGACATCACAACTGTGCAGCCCTGGCAG CTGCTGCAGTACCTGGCGAGAGTGAACTTCACTACTCACTATGGAGACAGGGTGTCCTTCGATGAGAACGGAGATGCTCTTGCAATCTATGATTTGATGAACTGGCAGAGGGCCGATGACGGGTCTGTGAAAAGAGTAACAATTGGTCTGTATGATGAATCAGCTCCTGCTGGACAAGAGCTCTCACTGAATGAAGACAAAATCTTCTGGAACTTTGAATCTAAAACT CCCCCCAGGTCTGTGTGCAGTGAAAGCTGTCAGCCTGGTACCTGGAAGGCAACCAGGAAAGGGGAGCCCCTCTGCTGTTTCGACTGTGTGCCTTGTGCAGAGGGAGAGATCAGCAACCACACAG atTCAGTAGAGTGTTTCAAATGCCCAGCAGATTACTGGTCAAACTCAAAAAGAGACCAGTGTGTGCCAAAGGAAATCGAGTTTCTTTCATATGAGGAGACCTTGGGAATCTCATTAACAACAATCTCGGTCTTAGGAGCATGTATTTCAGCTGCAGTTTTAGCTGTGTTCATTTATTACAGAAACACCCCAGTTGTAAGAGCCAACAATTCTGAACTGAGCTTCCTGCTGCTGCTTTCTCTAATACTCTGCTTCCTCTGCTCATTGCTGTTTATTGGTCAGCCACTACACCTCACCTGTATGCTGAGACATGTTGTGTTTGGGATCAGTTTTGTCTTGTGCATATCTTGCATTCTTGTGAAAACCATTGTTGTCATCATGGCCTTCAGAGCCACACTGCCAGACAATAATGTCATGAAGTGGTTTGGTGCTGCACAACAGAGAGGCACAGTTTTTGTCTTTACAGTCATCCAGGCTATGATCTGTATCATATGGCTGAGTACAGCATCCCCTGTgccttttaaaaacacacagtatcaaaactcaaaaatcatttttgagtGTAATGTTGGATCAATAACTGGATTTAGTTTCCTGCTGGGGTACATAGGCTTGCTAGCCAGTGTTTGTTTTCTGCTGGCTTTCCTTGCAAGGAACCTGCCTGATAACTTCAATGAAGCCAAGTTCATCACTTTCAGCATGCTCATCTTCTGTGCAGTTTGGATCGCTTTCATACCAGCTTATGTCAGCTCTCCTGGGAAATACTCGGACGCTGTGGAGATTTTTGCCATCTTGGCTTCAAGCTTCGGTCTCCTCATTGCGATATTTGTACCAAAATGTTACATTATTCTGCTTCATCctgagaaaaatacaaaaaaggttCTTATGGGAAGGGCAGGTCCAAAGAAATGA
- the LOC102696206 gene encoding extracellular calcium-sensing receptor-like, translating into MKIIQCPLYLLFLVLQVLALKQPICKSHGIFELNRLYKNGDIIFGGIFEAHFTVTYPELHFNSKPDQLRCESFSLPAFQEAQSMAFAIEEINRDPALLPNITLGYRLYDNCENLAVALRAATALISGEDDSVTDYSCTGTPPVLAIVGDPGSTNSIAVSRILGLFRVPMVSYYATCSCLSNRKEFPSFFRTIPSDAFQVKAMVQIIRHYGWTWVGVIASDDDYGQSAVKSFIEEVNMFGCISFSETLPSVISKDRMLQIMRTIKDSTARVIVVFSQGANFIPLAEEIVKQNLTSRQWIASEAWTTSTVIRSEENFQSFGGTIGIAIRRGEIPGLKTFLLQVHPVSENDFVNLFWESLFDCGFGNLKNDNSSSPNGSKICTGYEDIDSTETSYSDVSELRVSYNVYKAVYALAHSLHNLMSCEPGKGPFQNNSCADITTVQPWQLLHYLARVNFTTHYGDRVSFDENGDALAIYDVMNWQRADDGSVKTVTIGLYDESAPAGQQLTLNEDKIFWNFEHNSPPRSVCSESCQPGTWKATRKGEPLCCFDCVPCAEGEISNHTDSIECFKCQPDYWSNTRRDQCVPKEIEFLSHDETLGISLTTVSVCGGCISATVLAIFIHYRNTPVVRANNSELSFLLLLSLILCFLCSLLFIGQPLHLTCMLRHVVFGISFVLCISCILVKTIVVIMAFRATLPDNNVMKWFGAAQQRGTVFVFTVIQALICITWLNTAPPVPFKNTQYQNSKIIFECNVGSITGFSFLLGYIGLLASVCFVLAFLARNLPDNFNEAKFITFSMLIFCAVWIAFIPAYVSSPGKYSDAVEIFAILASSFGLLIAIFAPKCYIILLHPEKNTKKALLGKPGLKK; encoded by the exons ATGAAAATCATTCAGTGTCCTTTGTATTTACTCTTCTTAGTTCTTCAAGTCCTCGCTTTAAAACAACCCATTTGTAAGTCTCATGGAATATTTGAGTTGAATAGGCTGTATAAAAATGGAGATATTATTTTTGGAGGAATATTCGAAGCACATtttacagtaacctacccagaACTGCATTTTAATTCGAAGCCAGACCAGCTAAGATGTGAGAG CTTTTCTTTACCAGCATTTCAGGAGGCACAGAGCATGGCTTTTGCTATTGAGGAAATAAACAGAGACCCTGCTCTTCTCCCTAACATCACACTGGGATACAGGCTGTATGACAACTGTGAGAACCTGGCAGTGGCTCTGAGAGCAGCAACAGCTCTGATCAGCGGAGAGGATGATTCTGTCACTGACTACAGCTGTACAGGGACTCCCCCTGTCTTAGCCATTGTTGGGGATCCTGGGTCAACAAACTCTATTGCTGTGTCAAGAATACTGGGTCTCTTTCGGGTTCCAATG gTCAGCTATTATGCTACTTGCTCTTGCCTGAGCAACAGAAAAGAGTTCCCTTCATTCTTCAGGACAATTCCAAGTGATGCCTTTCAAGTCAAAGCCATGGTTCAAATTATCAGGCACTATGGATGGACCTGGGTTGGTGTCATAGCAAGTGATGATGACTATGGTCAGAGTGCTGTCAAGAGCTTTATTGAGGAGGTAAACATGTTTGGCTGTAtatctttttcagaaactctcccCAGTGTCATTTCAAAAGACAGAATGCTGCAAATCATGAGAACTATTAAAGACTCCACTGCGAGAGTTATTGTTGTGTTCTCACAAGGAGCAAACTTTATTCCTTTGGCTGAAGAAATAGTTAAACAGAACCTCACTAGCAGGCAGTGGATCGCCAGCGAAGCCTGGACTACCTCCACTGTAATACGCAGTGAGGAAAACTTCCAATCCTTCGGTGGGACAATAGGAATTGCAATCCGCAGGGGAGAAATCCCAGGGctgaaaacatttcttcttCAGGTTCACCCGgtgtctgaaaatgattttGTCAACCTGTTCTGGGAAAGCCTGTTTGACTGCGGATTtgggaatttaaaaaatgataattcTTCATCTCCAAATGGGAGCAAAATCTGCACAGGATATGAAGACATTGACAGTACAGAGACTTCGTACAGTGATGTTTCAGAACTACGGGTTTCCTACAATGTGTATAAAGCAGTGTACGCCTTGGCACACTCCCTGCACAATCTGATGTCCTGTGAGCCTGGAAAAGGGCCCTTTCAGAATAACTCCTGTGCAGACATCACAACTGTGCAGCCCTGGCAG CTGCTGCACTACCTGGCGAGAGTGAACTTTACGACTCACTATGGAGACAGGGTGTCCTTCGATGAGAATGGAGATGCTCTTGCAATCTATGATGTGATGAACTGGCAGAGGGCCGATGACGGGTCTGTGAAAACAGTAACAATCGGTCTGTATGATGAATCAGCTCCTGCTGGACAACAGCTCACTCTGAATGAGGACAAAATCTTCTGGAACTTTGAACACAACAGC CCTCCCAGGTCTGTGTGCAGTGAAAGCTGTCAGCCTGGTACCTGGAAGGCAACCAGGAAAGGGGAGCCCCTCTGCTGTTTCGACTGTGTGCCTTGTGCAGAGGGAGAGATCAGCAACCACACAG aTTCCATTGAGTGTTTCAAATGTCAACCTGATTACTGGTCAAACACCAGGAGAGACCAGTGTGTCCCAAAGGAAATTGAGTTTCTTTCACATGACGAAACTTTGGGAATCTCTTTGACAACAGTCTCAGTGTGTGGGGGGTGTATTTCAGCCACTGTTTTAGCTATTTTTATTCACTACAGGAACACCCCAGTTGTAAGAGCCAACAATTCTGAACTGAGCTTCCTGTTGCTGCTTTCTCTAATACTCTGCTTCCTCTGCTCATTGCTGTTTATTGGTCAGCCACTACACCTCACCTGTATGCTGAGACATGTTGTGTTTGGGATCAGTTTTGTCTTGTGCATATCTTGCATTCTTGTGAAAACCATTGTTGTCATCATGGCCTTCAGAGCCACACTGCCAGACAATAATGTCATGAAGTGGTTTGGTGCTGCACAACAGAGAggcactgtttttgtctttaCTGTCATCCAGGCTCTGATCTGTATCACATGGCTGAATACAGCACCACCTGTgccttttaaaaacacacagtatcaaaactcaaaaattatttttgagtGTAATGTTGGATCAATAACTGGATTTAGTTTCCTGCTGGGGTACATAGGCTTGCTAGCCAGTGTCTGCTTTGTGCTGGCTTTTCTTGCAAGGAACCTGCCTGATAACTTCAATGAAGCCAAGTTCATCACTTTCAGCATGCTCATCTTCTGTGCAGTTTGGATCGCTTTCATACCAGCTTATGTCAGCTCTCCTGGGAAATACTCAGACGCTGTGGAGATTTTTGCCATCTTGGCTTCAAGCTTTGGTCTCCTTATTGCAATATTTGCTCCAAAATGTTACATCATTCTGCTTCATCCAGAGAAAAATACCAAAAAGGCTCTTCTGGGAAAACCAGgccttaaaaaatga